A stretch of the Haloplanus aerogenes genome encodes the following:
- the ilvD gene encoding dihydroxy-acid dehydratase — MSQQEPERPDEEPYAGSKDENLRSREVTEGRDRAPHRSMFRAMGFDDEDLESPMVGVPNPAADITPCNVHLDEVAESTIEGIDEAGGMPIEFGTITISDAISMGTEGMKSSLISREVIADSVELVAFGERMDALVTIGGCDKNMPGMMMAAIRTDLPSVFLYGGSIMPGEHDGREVTIQNVFEGVGAVASGDMTDDELDTLERNACPGAGSCGGMFTANTMASISEAIGFAPLGSASPPAEDEARYDVARETGELVVDVIEEGRKPSDFLSRKSFENAIALQVAIGGSTNAVLHLLAMAAEAGVDLDIEDFNRISERTPKIANLQPGGERVMNDLHEVGGVPVVLRELLEADLLHGDALTVTGETMAEAIERYDPPAISALDADFLHTVDEPIHERGAIRILTGNLAPEGAVIKITGEDHLHHEGPVRIFDDEENAMEYVQEGHVDSGDVIGIRNEGPRGGPGMREMLGVTSAVAGQGHAEDVALFTDGRFSGATRGFSIGHVAPEAFVGGPIAALEDGDQITIDIDNLELSVDLSDEEIEERLEGYEPEPNYTNGVLAKYGQTFDSASNGAVTNPGVKKD, encoded by the coding sequence ATGAGTCAGCAGGAACCAGAGCGACCCGACGAGGAACCCTACGCGGGGAGCAAGGACGAGAACCTTCGGAGCCGCGAGGTGACGGAGGGCCGCGACCGCGCGCCCCACCGATCCATGTTCCGCGCGATGGGCTTCGACGACGAGGACCTCGAATCGCCGATGGTCGGCGTTCCCAACCCCGCCGCGGACATCACACCGTGTAACGTCCACCTCGACGAGGTGGCGGAGTCGACCATCGAGGGTATCGACGAAGCCGGCGGTATGCCCATCGAATTCGGCACCATCACCATCTCCGACGCCATCTCGATGGGGACGGAGGGGATGAAGTCCTCGCTCATCTCCCGCGAGGTCATCGCGGACTCCGTGGAACTCGTCGCCTTCGGCGAACGGATGGACGCTCTCGTCACCATCGGCGGCTGTGACAAGAACATGCCCGGGATGATGATGGCCGCCATCCGGACGGATCTGCCCTCCGTGTTCCTCTACGGTGGGTCGATCATGCCCGGCGAACACGACGGCCGCGAGGTCACCATCCAGAACGTCTTCGAGGGCGTCGGCGCCGTCGCCAGCGGCGACATGACCGACGACGAACTCGACACGCTCGAACGGAACGCGTGTCCCGGTGCCGGATCGTGTGGCGGGATGTTCACCGCCAACACGATGGCGTCGATCAGCGAGGCTATCGGCTTCGCGCCGCTCGGCTCCGCGTCCCCGCCCGCCGAGGACGAGGCGCGCTACGACGTGGCCCGCGAGACCGGCGAACTCGTCGTCGACGTGATCGAAGAGGGGCGCAAACCCTCCGACTTCCTCTCACGGAAGTCCTTCGAGAACGCCATCGCGCTCCAGGTCGCAATCGGCGGCTCGACCAACGCCGTCCTCCACCTGCTCGCGATGGCGGCCGAGGCCGGCGTCGACCTCGACATCGAGGACTTCAACCGCATCAGCGAGCGGACACCCAAGATCGCCAACCTCCAGCCCGGCGGCGAGCGGGTGATGAACGACCTCCACGAGGTCGGCGGCGTGCCGGTCGTCCTGCGCGAACTGCTGGAGGCCGACCTGCTCCACGGCGACGCGCTCACGGTGACGGGCGAGACGATGGCCGAGGCCATCGAGCGCTACGATCCGCCCGCCATCTCCGCTCTGGACGCCGACTTCCTCCACACGGTCGACGAGCCGATCCACGAACGCGGTGCCATCCGCATCCTCACCGGCAACCTCGCCCCCGAAGGCGCGGTCATCAAGATCACCGGCGAGGATCACCTCCACCACGAGGGGCCGGTCCGGATCTTCGACGACGAGGAAAACGCCATGGAGTACGTGCAGGAGGGGCACGTCGACTCCGGCGACGTGATCGGTATCCGCAACGAGGGGCCGCGCGGCGGCCCCGGCATGCGCGAGATGCTCGGCGTCACCTCCGCCGTCGCCGGGCAGGGCCACGCCGAGGACGTGGCGCTCTTCACCGACGGTCGGTTCTCGGGCGCGACCCGTGGCTTCTCCATCGGCCACGTCGCCCCCGAGGCGTTCGTCGGCGGGCCCATCGCCGCGCTCGAAGACGGTGACCAGATCACCATCGACATCGACAACCTCGAACTCTCCGTCG